From a region of the Halanaerobium hydrogeniformans genome:
- a CDS encoding aminopeptidase, whose protein sequence is MSEEKKQKDKFSYEAKNAWLEMGEDEREEVFSFNKEYADFLTANKTEREFVKAAVKKLEAAGFKNIKQYEELKKGDKIYVLNRSRALMAAVIGEKELTDGLKIVGSHIDSPRLDLKPNPLYEAGELGLFKTHYYGGVKKYQWVTMPLALHGIVVKDDGTEVEINIGEKESDPIFFISDLLPHLGKSQMKKSMKEGITGEKLNLVVGSIPVADEDAKEKIKTAILEHLNKEYGIKEEDFMSADLQAVPAFKTRDAGFDRGLLAGYGHDDRVCSFTALEAILDLGQPKYTSMILLMDREEVGSMGSTGMQSHFFEDQLANLVDLYYDSYSELLLRRVMQNSKVISADVNAAYDPDFAELYAKYNSAYLGKGIVISKYTGARGKAGASEASAEFMAEIRGLFNNKGVIWQTAELGRIDEGGGGTIAKFLANYNMDVVDSGPPVLSMHSPYEVVSKVDVYNSYLAYNVFLEN, encoded by the coding sequence CCAAAAATGCCTGGCTGGAAATGGGAGAAGACGAAAGGGAAGAGGTTTTTTCCTTTAATAAAGAGTATGCAGATTTTTTAACTGCCAATAAAACGGAAAGAGAATTCGTTAAAGCAGCAGTTAAGAAATTAGAGGCAGCCGGATTTAAAAATATAAAGCAGTATGAGGAGCTTAAAAAAGGTGATAAAATTTATGTTCTCAACCGCTCCCGGGCTTTAATGGCTGCCGTAATTGGAGAAAAAGAACTAACAGATGGTTTAAAGATCGTGGGCAGCCACATCGATTCTCCACGACTGGATCTTAAACCAAATCCACTTTATGAAGCTGGGGAGCTGGGTCTTTTTAAAACCCATTATTATGGAGGGGTTAAAAAATATCAGTGGGTAACAATGCCCCTGGCCTTACATGGTATAGTTGTTAAAGATGATGGTACAGAAGTAGAGATAAATATTGGTGAAAAGGAATCTGATCCGATATTTTTTATCAGTGATCTTTTACCCCATCTAGGTAAAAGCCAGATGAAAAAGTCAATGAAAGAGGGAATAACCGGTGAAAAGCTTAACCTGGTTGTAGGAAGTATCCCTGTTGCTGATGAAGATGCAAAAGAAAAAATAAAAACTGCAATTTTAGAGCACCTTAATAAAGAATATGGAATAAAAGAAGAGGACTTTATGAGTGCTGATCTGCAGGCTGTACCAGCTTTTAAAACCCGTGATGCCGGTTTTGATAGGGGGCTTTTAGCAGGTTATGGTCATGATGACAGGGTTTGTAGTTTTACCGCTTTAGAAGCGATTTTAGATTTAGGCCAGCCCAAATACACTTCTATGATACTGTTAATGGACAGAGAAGAAGTTGGCAGTATGGGTAGCACAGGTATGCAATCTCACTTTTTTGAAGATCAGCTTGCAAATTTAGTTGACCTTTATTATGATTCTTACAGCGAACTTCTACTCCGCAGGGTGATGCAGAATTCCAAGGTTATTTCTGCTGATGTAAATGCAGCTTATGATCCCGATTTTGCTGAGCTATATGCAAAATATAATTCAGCCTATCTGGGTAAGGGAATAGTAATTTCTAAATACACAGGAGCCCGTGGTAAGGCTGGAGCTTCAGAAGCCAGTGCAGAATTTATGGCCGAGATCAGAGGGCTCTTCAACAATAAAGGTGTAATCTGGCAGACTGCAGAGCTGGGCAGAATAGATGAAGGTGGTGGAGGAACCATCGCCAAATTTCTGGCAAATTACAATATGGATGTAGTTGATTCCGGACCACCTGTGCTTTCGATGCACTCTCCCTATGAGGTTGTTAGCAAGGTTGATGTCTATAATAGTTATCTTGCCTATAATGTATTTTTAGAAAATTAA
- the pdo gene encoding protein disulfide oxidoreductase, producing the protein MAKIDQEEKGKIKDLFSANLKDDVNLLFFAKENDCEYCEDTEEILSEVTALDERVNFEKHFLDSKKAAEFKVDKAPAIIFLDENDKDLGVHFYGIPSGYEFTSLIEDILDASDKSRIDFSKKIKEAVQAINFDVSLQVFVTPTCPYCPRAVRVAHQMAMLNPKIKAAMIEAVEFEELSASYGVSGVPKTVINDGAAEQVGAVPAKTILKKLQSLAEDAAVAAE; encoded by the coding sequence ATGGCAAAGATCGATCAAGAAGAAAAAGGAAAAATAAAAGATCTTTTTTCCGCAAACTTAAAGGATGATGTAAATCTTCTTTTCTTTGCAAAAGAAAATGATTGTGAATACTGTGAAGATACAGAAGAAATTTTATCGGAAGTAACAGCTCTTGATGAAAGAGTAAATTTTGAAAAACATTTTTTAGACAGTAAAAAAGCTGCCGAATTTAAGGTTGATAAAGCACCTGCAATCATATTTTTAGATGAAAATGATAAAGACCTGGGAGTTCATTTTTATGGTATCCCTTCTGGTTATGAATTTACCTCTTTAATAGAAGATATACTTGATGCTTCAGATAAAAGCAGGATTGATTTTTCTAAAAAGATAAAAGAAGCGGTGCAGGCGATAAATTTCGATGTTTCACTTCAGGTTTTTGTTACACCAACCTGTCCCTATTGTCCTAGAGCGGTAAGGGTTGCCCATCAAATGGCAATGCTTAATCCAAAGATCAAGGCAGCAATGATAGAGGCAGTGGAATTTGAAGAATTATCAGCCAGTTATGGTGTGTCTGGAGTACCAAAAACCGTGATCAACGATGGTGCAGCAGAACAGGTAGGGGCTGTTCCTGCAAAAACAATTCTCAAAAAGCTTCAAAGTTTAGCCGAAGATGCAGCAGTAGCTGCTGAATAA
- the trxA gene encoding thioredoxin, with protein sequence MTKAIEVTDVTFKDEVIGADKPVVVDFWAEWCGPCKMVAPVVEEIAQEYDDTIKVAKLNVDENQAVASQYGIMSIPTMLVFENGEVKDKLVGYMPKDKLVNKLGLK encoded by the coding sequence ATGACTAAAGCAATAGAAGTAACAGATGTGACATTTAAAGATGAAGTAATAGGTGCAGACAAACCTGTAGTTGTTGATTTTTGGGCAGAATGGTGTGGTCCCTGTAAGATGGTAGCACCTGTGGTAGAAGAGATCGCCCAGGAATATGACGATACTATTAAAGTTGCCAAATTAAATGTTGATGAAAATCAAGCAGTAGCTTCTCAATATGGAATCATGAGTATTCCAACCATGCTGGTTTTTGAAAATGGAGAAGTTAAAGATAAACTGGTTGGCTATATGCCTAAAGATAAGCTTGTCAACAAATTGGGTTTAAAATAA
- a CDS encoding response regulator transcription factor, whose product MQRILIIHTPDDDLKEIAEGIKEGAEKQGFRVELKNTADGAGGVSFYPYDLVIAGSPTLGIFKGKIDNSLRKFLKDVKRTTGQNAYAYVKPRFFASRKALKEVMAALEEQGCIVKNFKAIKDHQSAVEFGKSIKI is encoded by the coding sequence TTGCAGAGGATATTAATTATTCATACACCTGATGATGATTTAAAAGAAATTGCAGAAGGTATAAAAGAAGGTGCAGAAAAACAGGGTTTTCGGGTAGAACTAAAAAACACAGCTGATGGAGCTGGAGGAGTCTCCTTTTATCCTTATGACCTCGTAATTGCTGGTAGTCCAACCCTGGGGATATTTAAAGGAAAGATCGATAATTCTTTAAGAAAATTTCTTAAGGATGTCAAAAGAACTACCGGCCAGAATGCCTATGCTTATGTTAAGCCCAGGTTTTTTGCAAGCAGAAAAGCACTTAAAGAGGTTATGGCTGCCCTTGAGGAACAGGGGTGTATAGTCAAGAATTTTAAAGCTATAAAAGACCATCAATCTGCAGTAGAATTTGGAAAGAGTATTAAAATATAG
- a CDS encoding DUF1934 domain-containing protein, with translation MNKKVLIKLENRQDYVGEQAATNIKSEFKGELYIKKEKYYLSYNDHSEGLDGARTILKIDPKTERVLLLREEPAEMKQTFKKAQKIKGYFKTAYGKLELAVKTSHLKIDIEDSNGIIKIEYQLFLGGELSSQHKLKLSYTIL, from the coding sequence ATGAATAAAAAAGTTTTGATAAAATTAGAAAACAGGCAGGACTATGTTGGTGAACAAGCTGCCACAAATATCAAGAGTGAATTTAAAGGTGAGCTTTATATAAAGAAGGAAAAATATTATCTTAGCTATAATGATCATTCTGAAGGTTTAGATGGAGCCAGAACGATCTTGAAGATTGATCCTAAAACAGAAAGAGTTTTGCTCTTGAGGGAAGAACCTGCAGAGATGAAACAGACTTTTAAAAAGGCCCAAAAAATCAAGGGATATTTTAAAACAGCTTATGGCAAACTTGAGTTAGCTGTTAAAACCAGTCACTTAAAAATTGATATTGAGGATAGTAATGGTATAATAAAGATTGAGTATCAGCTTTTTTTGGGTGGTGAATTAAGTTCTCAGCACAAATTGAAGCTGAGTTATACTATATTATAG
- the argS gene encoding arginine--tRNA ligase, producing MYKNLQALVEAKLISALAESLKKAIYEGELELEGVPEISVEQPREKEHGDYATNLAMAAASQAGMNPRKIAEIIVDNFEGEGVEEISIAGPGFINFKLKKNWLYENLKLINKLKDDYGKIDTGQGKRVQIEFVSANPTGPLHVGHSRGAVVGDVCASIMEAAGYDVEREYYINDAGNQMDILAESTLLRYREICGKEIKLPEDVYAGDYVIEIAEDLYQEYGRDILEEEEQKQLDICREFAYQDMLQKIKEDLNKFGIEFDNWFSERTLHPAKINEAVDVLRDKGYIYEEEAALWFKSSEFGDDKDRVVIKSDGSPTYLAADIAYHLDKLERGFDKLINVWGADHHGYIPRMKAVIEAFGYGRDTLEIIVVQMVNLLRNGEKMQMSKRAGSFVTMNEVNEEVGTDAARYYYIMRSTDSHLDFDLELAKEESSNNPVYYVQYAHARIHSIIDNAEIEPDSENLKLLSDPAEVDLMKMLASFPEEIKLSAESRQPHHLTAYAYDLATAFHAFYNNCRVNTDNNELSGARLYLVDAARQVLKNVLTLLGISAPAEM from the coding sequence TTGTATAAAAATTTACAGGCTTTAGTAGAGGCTAAATTGATTAGTGCTCTGGCCGAAAGTCTAAAAAAAGCGATTTATGAAGGTGAACTCGAATTAGAAGGAGTACCGGAGATTTCTGTGGAACAGCCCCGGGAAAAAGAACACGGAGATTATGCTACTAACCTCGCGATGGCAGCAGCTTCTCAGGCCGGGATGAACCCCCGTAAAATTGCTGAAATAATCGTGGATAACTTTGAGGGAGAAGGGGTAGAAGAGATTTCTATTGCTGGCCCAGGATTTATCAACTTTAAGTTAAAAAAGAACTGGCTTTATGAAAACCTGAAATTGATCAATAAACTAAAAGATGATTATGGTAAGATCGATACAGGTCAGGGTAAAAGGGTTCAAATAGAATTTGTATCTGCCAACCCAACCGGACCTCTTCATGTCGGCCACAGCAGAGGTGCGGTTGTTGGAGATGTATGTGCTTCGATAATGGAAGCTGCCGGTTATGATGTAGAAAGAGAATACTACATCAATGATGCCGGTAATCAGATGGATATTTTAGCTGAGTCAACCCTGCTTCGTTACCGGGAAATCTGTGGTAAAGAAATCAAGCTGCCGGAAGATGTTTATGCAGGTGATTATGTAATAGAGATTGCTGAAGACCTTTATCAGGAATACGGTAGAGATATTCTAGAAGAGGAAGAGCAAAAACAGCTGGATATCTGTAGAGAATTTGCCTATCAGGATATGCTGCAAAAAATAAAGGAAGATTTAAATAAATTTGGGATAGAATTTGATAATTGGTTTAGCGAAAGAACCCTGCATCCAGCCAAGATAAATGAAGCTGTTGATGTTTTAAGAGATAAGGGCTATATTTATGAAGAAGAAGCAGCTCTCTGGTTTAAATCAAGTGAATTTGGGGATGATAAAGATAGGGTTGTGATCAAATCAGATGGTTCACCAACCTATTTAGCTGCAGATATAGCTTATCACCTGGATAAATTAGAAAGAGGTTTTGATAAGTTGATCAATGTCTGGGGTGCAGATCATCACGGATACATACCGAGGATGAAGGCGGTTATTGAAGCCTTTGGTTATGGGAGAGATACTTTAGAAATAATAGTAGTTCAGATGGTAAACCTGCTCAGAAACGGAGAAAAAATGCAGATGTCAAAAAGAGCAGGCAGTTTTGTAACCATGAATGAGGTTAATGAAGAAGTAGGTACAGATGCTGCCCGCTATTATTATATAATGAGGAGCACGGACAGTCACTTAGATTTTGATCTGGAGCTTGCCAAAGAAGAGTCAAGTAATAACCCGGTATATTATGTTCAGTATGCCCATGCCAGGATTCACAGTATCATAGATAATGCGGAAATAGAGCCCGATTCCGAAAATCTTAAGCTGCTGAGTGATCCTGCCGAAGTAGATTTGATGAAAATGCTGGCCAGTTTCCCAGAAGAAATAAAATTAAGTGCAGAGTCAAGACAGCCCCATCACTTAACCGCTTATGCCTATGATCTGGCTACAGCATTTCATGCTTTTTATAATAACTGTCGGGTTAATACAGATAACAATGAACTTTCAGGGGCCAGATTATATCTTGTCGATGCAGCCCGTCAGGTGCTTAAAAATGTTTTAACATTGCTCGGGATTAGTGCCCCCGCAGAAATGTAA
- a CDS encoding CTP synthase, protein MTKYIFITGGVVSALGKGITAASLGRLLKSRGLNISIQKFDPYINYDPGTMSPYQHGEVFVTDDGAETDLDLGHYERFIDTNLSQSNNVTTGKIYGSVIRKERRGEYLGATVQVIPHITDEIKERITRVGRETNADVVLTEIGGTVGDIESLPFLEAIRQLKNDLGKDNILYIHCTLVPYLKTAGELKTKPTQHSIKEMRSIGIQPDIVVCRSDRKLSQEVKDKISLFGNVEKEDVIQLVDAEHIYEVPLMLEKEGLADNAVSKLKLEGRIEEVDLEEWKNLVDKIKNLDHTIRIGIVGKYVELPDAYISIAESFTHAGVANNSEVEIEYVYAEELEDETNLKNILDNLDGILVPGGFGDRGIEGKLKAVKYARENEIPYFGICLGMQCAVIEYSRNVLGLEGANSSEFDPKTADPVIALMPDQHDVEDMGGTMRLGLYPCKLEEESISRKAYSEEVIYERHRHRYEFNNQYRSQLTEAGMILSGLSPDERLVEIIEIPSHPWFVGVQFHPEFKSRPNRPHPLFVSFIAAALENKN, encoded by the coding sequence ATGACCAAATATATTTTCATAACAGGAGGAGTTGTTTCTGCCCTTGGCAAAGGTATTACAGCTGCCTCACTGGGCCGTTTGCTTAAAAGCAGAGGTTTAAATATAAGTATTCAAAAATTTGATCCCTATATTAATTATGACCCAGGAACGATGAGTCCTTATCAGCATGGAGAAGTTTTTGTAACAGATGATGGAGCCGAAACCGATTTGGATTTAGGACATTATGAGCGTTTTATTGACACTAATTTAAGTCAGAGTAATAATGTGACTACCGGTAAGATCTACGGTTCGGTGATTCGCAAGGAACGTCGGGGAGAGTATCTGGGGGCAACAGTACAGGTTATTCCCCATATTACCGATGAAATAAAGGAAAGGATAACCAGGGTCGGCCGGGAAACAAATGCCGATGTAGTACTAACAGAAATCGGAGGTACGGTTGGTGATATCGAGAGTCTTCCCTTTTTAGAGGCGATCAGACAGTTAAAAAATGATCTGGGTAAAGATAATATCCTCTATATCCATTGTACTTTAGTTCCCTATTTAAAAACAGCCGGTGAACTTAAAACCAAACCAACCCAGCACAGTATCAAAGAGATGCGCAGTATTGGTATTCAGCCTGATATCGTTGTCTGTCGTTCTGATCGAAAATTATCCCAGGAGGTAAAGGATAAGATATCCCTCTTTGGTAATGTGGAAAAAGAAGATGTTATTCAGCTTGTTGATGCAGAACATATTTATGAAGTTCCTCTGATGCTAGAAAAAGAGGGTCTTGCCGATAACGCAGTTAGCAAATTAAAATTAGAAGGCAGGATCGAAGAGGTTGATCTTGAAGAGTGGAAAAATCTGGTCGATAAAATCAAAAATCTTGATCATACCATCAGAATAGGTATCGTTGGTAAGTATGTAGAACTGCCCGATGCTTACATAAGTATAGCCGAATCCTTTACCCATGCCGGGGTTGCAAACAATTCTGAGGTTGAGATCGAATATGTTTATGCAGAAGAACTTGAAGATGAAACAAACCTCAAAAATATTCTTGATAATTTAGATGGTATTTTAGTACCTGGTGGTTTCGGTGACCGGGGAATAGAGGGTAAGCTAAAAGCTGTTAAATATGCCAGAGAAAATGAGATTCCCTATTTTGGAATCTGCCTGGGAATGCAGTGTGCGGTTATAGAGTATTCACGCAATGTTTTAGGGCTTGAAGGGGCTAACAGTTCTGAATTTGATCCAAAAACAGCTGATCCTGTGATTGCATTGATGCCAGATCAGCATGATGTTGAAGATATGGGAGGAACAATGAGGCTGGGTCTTTATCCCTGTAAACTTGAAGAAGAGAGTATCAGCAGAAAGGCATACAGTGAAGAAGTAATATATGAACGTCATCGTCACCGTTATGAGTTCAACAACCAATATCGCAGTCAGTTAACAGAGGCAGGAATGATTTTGAGTGGTTTATCACCAGATGAAAGACTGGTTGAAATAATAGAGATTCCTTCTCATCCCTGGTTTGTTGGTGTACAGTTCCATCCAGAATTTAAATCACGTCCTAACAGACCACATCCACTATTTGTTAGTTTTATTGCAGCTGCTCTTGAGAACAAAAATTAG
- a CDS encoding enoyl-CoA hydratase/isomerase family protein yields the protein MSGQYITSKYEASIATVTFDRAEVLNAYNEEFLDELLQTLKEVFSRDELGAVILTAKGKKAFSVGGDIDYLEKLNSQEAKELSQKGHQICNLIEESCPVVIAAVDGYALGGGMEIALACDIRIASTRARFGQPEVKLGIIPAFGGTQRLPRLIGVGEAKELLYTGDIIDANLAYELGMINKVVTPRSLYTSARELALQITDRSAQAVTMIKRAVNKGYNEGIKAGSEYESNAFAECFKNEEHSKRIREIKRIVKEDN from the coding sequence ATGTCAGGACAATATATCACATCAAAGTATGAAGCTTCAATTGCAACAGTTACTTTTGATAGAGCTGAGGTTTTAAATGCCTATAATGAAGAATTTTTAGATGAACTTCTTCAAACTTTAAAAGAGGTTTTTAGTCGAGATGAGCTTGGAGCTGTAATCCTTACAGCAAAAGGTAAAAAAGCATTTTCTGTAGGTGGTGATATAGACTATTTAGAAAAATTAAATAGTCAGGAGGCCAAAGAGCTTTCTCAAAAAGGTCATCAGATCTGTAATTTGATCGAAGAAAGCTGTCCGGTTGTTATTGCTGCTGTGGATGGATATGCTTTAGGTGGGGGTATGGAAATTGCTCTGGCCTGTGATATAAGGATCGCCTCTACCAGAGCTCGCTTCGGTCAACCTGAAGTTAAACTGGGTATTATACCTGCCTTTGGCGGCACCCAGCGCTTACCACGTTTGATCGGGGTTGGTGAGGCAAAAGAACTTCTTTATACAGGTGATATTATCGATGCCAATTTGGCTTATGAGCTTGGTATGATCAATAAGGTTGTTACTCCTCGTTCTTTATATACCTCAGCCCGGGAACTTGCTTTACAGATCACAGATCGTTCTGCCCAGGCTGTAACAATGATCAAAAGAGCTGTTAATAAAGGCTATAATGAGGGCATCAAGGCTGGTAGTGAATATGAAAGCAATGCATTTGCCGAGTGCTTTAAAAATGAAGAACACAGCAAAAGAATCAGAGAGATCAAAAGAATAGTTAAAGAAGATAACTAG
- the fba gene encoding class II fructose-1,6-bisphosphate aldolase has translation MNLVPMADILQDAHKRTYGVGGFNINNMEFLQGIIRGAEELNSPLILQASEGAIRYIGMDYVIKMVEAATDKTSIPVALHLDHGSSFESIMNCIRAGFSSVMIDASKKEFEENIALTKKVVEAAHSVGVSVEAELGTIGGTEDDHTVDEKDAMYTDPDQALEFVERTGVDALAIAIGTAHGVYAGEPELDFERLKTIKKLIDMPVVLHGASGISAEDLNTAVGYGVNKVNVNTDFQQSFTAKIKEVFAEKPELYDPRKYCGPGRDAITEKVKEKIKMLGSNDKAW, from the coding sequence ATGAATTTAGTTCCAATGGCTGATATTCTTCAGGATGCACACAAAAGAACTTATGGTGTGGGTGGCTTTAACATTAATAACATGGAGTTTCTCCAGGGCATTATAAGGGGTGCTGAAGAACTTAATTCGCCATTAATTCTCCAGGCAAGCGAAGGCGCTATTCGCTACATAGGAATGGATTATGTGATCAAGATGGTTGAAGCAGCAACTGATAAAACTTCAATCCCCGTAGCACTTCACCTTGACCATGGAAGTAGTTTTGAAAGTATAATGAACTGTATTAGAGCCGGTTTTTCTTCAGTTATGATCGATGCTTCTAAAAAAGAATTTGAAGAAAACATAGCTCTGACTAAAAAGGTAGTAGAAGCTGCTCATTCTGTGGGTGTAAGTGTTGAAGCAGAACTGGGTACTATCGGTGGTACAGAAGATGACCACACCGTTGATGAAAAAGATGCGATGTATACAGATCCAGATCAGGCACTAGAATTTGTAGAAAGAACAGGTGTAGATGCTCTTGCAATCGCGATCGGTACTGCACATGGAGTTTATGCAGGAGAGCCTGAACTTGATTTTGAAAGACTTAAAACCATTAAAAAGTTGATTGATATGCCGGTAGTTTTACATGGAGCTTCTGGTATTTCAGCCGAAGATTTAAATACTGCTGTTGGCTATGGTGTAAATAAAGTCAATGTAAACACCGATTTCCAGCAGTCATTTACAGCAAAGATAAAAGAAGTTTTTGCGGAAAAACCAGAGCTTTATGACCCTCGCAAATACTGTGGCCCAGGTAGAGATGCGATTACCGAAAAAGTAAAAGAAAAAATAAAAATGTTGGGCAGTAATGATAAAGCATGGTAA
- a CDS encoding sodium:calcium antiporter, producing the protein MAQIWFTFIVMAFFIIVAGSYISLFGEIIADKSGLGQVFIGVVLISLATSLPELVTSITSAVVGAPDIAVGNAFGSNTFNLAMLSLADLLQGHGPLLLRVNYSHIITGLLGVLLSALVVFSLIVSHFMNIHLSIFGIGIDSIVLLLSYLGGMILIFKYDKKNPLDKQHKSKKDKVHKYSYKNALIGFAVAAIVILFSGISLTTTAEEIALLTGIDQSFIGSILVAAATSLPELVAIIAAVKINAYNLAVGNVFGSNIVNMAVIFFADLFYQQGVLLVDAKIIHIVTAVVGIIMSTIILIGLFYRSRRSFLFMGWDAILAAVVYIFGVYILFRLGLNVII; encoded by the coding sequence TTGGCACAGATCTGGTTTACATTTATAGTTATGGCCTTTTTTATTATAGTGGCAGGCAGCTATATTTCTCTTTTTGGTGAAATCATCGCGGATAAAAGTGGTTTAGGTCAGGTCTTTATCGGTGTTGTTTTGATCTCTTTAGCAACCTCACTACCTGAGCTTGTTACCAGTATTACTTCTGCTGTTGTTGGTGCTCCCGATATAGCCGTTGGTAATGCTTTTGGTAGTAACACCTTTAACCTCGCTATGCTCTCTTTAGCTGATCTTCTGCAGGGACATGGTCCTCTATTACTTCGGGTTAACTACAGTCATATTATTACCGGCCTGCTGGGTGTTTTGCTCTCAGCCCTGGTGGTTTTCAGCTTAATTGTTTCCCACTTCATGAATATTCATCTCAGTATTTTCGGAATCGGTATCGATAGTATAGTTTTACTTTTAAGTTATTTAGGTGGGATGATTTTAATCTTCAAATATGACAAAAAAAATCCCCTTGATAAACAACATAAATCTAAAAAAGATAAAGTACATAAATATAGCTATAAAAATGCTCTAATCGGTTTTGCTGTAGCAGCTATAGTCATACTTTTTAGCGGAATTAGTTTGACAACCACTGCCGAGGAGATTGCCCTTTTGACAGGCATTGACCAGAGTTTTATCGGATCAATCCTTGTTGCTGCTGCGACTTCTTTACCAGAACTGGTGGCAATTATTGCAGCTGTTAAAATAAATGCCTACAACCTTGCTGTTGGTAATGTATTTGGAAGCAATATTGTAAATATGGCCGTTATATTTTTTGCCGACCTTTTTTATCAGCAGGGAGTTTTGCTGGTAGATGCCAAAATTATTCATATTGTAACAGCGGTAGTAGGAATAATTATGTCAACCATTATCTTAATCGGACTTTTTTATCGATCCCGTCGTTCCTTTTTGTTTATGGGCTGGGATGCTATTTTAGCTGCTGTGGTTTATATTTTTGGTGTTTATATTTTGTTTAGACTTGGATTAAACGTTATTATTTAA
- the rho gene encoding transcription termination factor Rho: MLNISELERKTITELHEIAKEMGVSGYSQMRKKDLIFAILEKGTEQGGHIFAEGVLEIINTEGYGFLRPSKYIPSSDDIYISSSQIRRFDLRTGDVVSGQVREPKDSEKYFALLRIEAVNYQDPEKARERAYFEDLTPLYPEERFKLEYHKNEISTRFIDLIAPIGKGQRGLLVSPPKAGKTVLLKKIANSIRHNYPESKMMILLIDERPEEVTDMRRSVDAEVISSTFDEPPEEHIQVAKLVLEKAKRLVEHKNDVVILLDSITRLARASNVTIPPSGRTLSGGLDPTAMHFPKRFFGAARNIEEGGSLTIIATSLVDTGSRMDDVIYEEFKGTGNMELHLSRRLAEKRLFPAIDINRSGTRKEEMLLGKKELEIIWKLRQQTADLTDYELSHTFLKQLKNTQDNEELLKTLDKVFSN, translated from the coding sequence GTGCTTAACATCAGTGAACTAGAGAGAAAAACAATTACAGAATTACATGAAATAGCAAAGGAGATGGGGGTTTCCGGTTATTCTCAGATGAGAAAAAAAGATCTCATCTTTGCGATTTTAGAAAAAGGGACCGAGCAGGGAGGCCATATTTTTGCGGAGGGAGTTTTAGAGATCATCAACACCGAAGGTTATGGTTTTTTAAGGCCTTCTAAATATATTCCTTCCAGTGATGATATTTACATATCTTCATCCCAGATCAGGCGTTTTGATTTAAGAACAGGTGATGTTGTCTCCGGCCAGGTTAGAGAGCCCAAAGATAGCGAAAAATATTTTGCCCTGCTGAGAATTGAAGCGGTTAACTATCAGGATCCAGAAAAGGCAAGAGAAAGAGCCTACTTTGAGGATCTAACTCCTCTTTACCCTGAAGAAAGATTTAAATTAGAGTATCATAAAAACGAAATTTCGACCCGTTTTATTGATCTGATCGCTCCAATCGGTAAGGGGCAGCGGGGGCTGCTTGTTTCTCCTCCTAAAGCTGGTAAAACGGTGCTTTTAAAAAAGATAGCAAATAGTATCCGTCATAATTATCCGGAAAGTAAGATGATGATCCTTTTAATTGATGAAAGACCGGAAGAAGTAACAGATATGAGACGTTCTGTTGATGCTGAGGTTATCAGTTCTACCTTTGATGAACCACCTGAAGAACATATACAGGTTGCCAAACTGGTTTTAGAAAAGGCAAAAAGACTGGTTGAACATAAAAATGATGTTGTTATTTTGCTGGACAGTATTACCAGACTGGCCAGAGCATCAAATGTGACAATACCTCCCAGTGGGAGAACTCTTTCAGGAGGTCTTGATCCAACAGCTATGCATTTCCCCAAACGATTTTTTGGGGCTGCTCGAAATATCGAAGAAGGTGGTAGTTTAACAATTATTGCAACTTCACTGGTAGATACAGGGAGCAGGATGGATGATGTTATCTACGAAGAATTTAAAGGTACAGGTAATATGGAACTTCATCTGAGCAGAAGACTGGCTGAAAAAAGGCTTTTCCCTGCGATCGATATCAACCGTTCTGGAACGCGAAAAGAAGAAATGCTGTTAGGAAAAAAAGAGCTGGAAATAATCTGGAAGCTTCGCCAGCAAACTGCTGACTTAACGGACTATGAGCTGAGCCATACCTTTTTAAAACAGCTTAAAAATACTCAGGATAATGAAGAGTTGCTTAAAACATTGGATAAGGTATTTAGCAATTGA
- the rpmE gene encoding 50S ribosomal protein L31, with translation MREGIHPDVKETTVTCACGEVYHTKSTKEDIRVEVCSSCHPFYTGKQRKAKKGGRVERFNKKYGISEESEEDSE, from the coding sequence ATGCGTGAAGGAATCCACCCAGATGTTAAAGAAACCACAGTAACCTGTGCCTGCGGCGAGGTTTATCATACTAAATCAACCAAGGAAGATATTAGAGTTGAGGTATGTTCCAGCTGTCATCCATTCTATACAGGAAAACAGCGTAAAGCTAAAAAAGGTGGTCGTGTTGAAAGATTTAATAAAAAATATGGGATTTCAGAAGAATCAGAAGAAGATTCTGAATAG